In Pirellulales bacterium, the following proteins share a genomic window:
- a CDS encoding UDP-N-acetylmuramoyl-L-alanyl-D-glutamate--2,6-diaminopimelate ligase, translated as MMPETISCNRGLNLRQLLPEASIFGADEIYVESCSADSRHCRAGDLFVAQIGSHVDGHDYVGEAIDRGATAILAERYVPTKGVLICTVSDTRIAFGKLSQALAGYPSRKLKAIGVTGTNGKTTTCWLIASVLEAAGYRTGLTGTIANCDGATVEPSAMTTPSAPQLAEWLSRMVANDCSHAVMEISSHALAQARTAGIEFDAACVTNVRRDHLDFHNTLKNYRDAKAKLLSQVNDSGFVVVNADDAVASSFLSLSTRPSFTIGLENEAQLTATLLERQFSEQTFLLHAGSDCVPVRTRIVGDQHIYNCLTAAAVGLLYGIALPDIVRGLEQLEAVPGRMQRIECGQPFGVFVDYAHTPDALHAVLGSLRALTPGRLICVFGAGGERDREKRPFMAKAVQAHADVAVVTDDNPRREDPAKIRRDILRGFTSLDAIVVKRDRADSIAWALDQAVAGDCVLIAGKGHEEYQTIGSTKHWLDDREIARQWLYQHAPSVVRLLDPWKQAKAG; from the coding sequence ATGATGCCGGAAACTATATCGTGCAATCGTGGTCTAAACCTGCGGCAATTGCTGCCGGAGGCGAGCATTTTCGGCGCAGACGAGATCTACGTCGAAAGTTGTTCCGCGGATTCGCGGCACTGTCGCGCCGGCGACTTATTTGTGGCCCAAATTGGCAGTCACGTCGATGGTCACGATTATGTGGGCGAAGCCATCGATCGCGGCGCAACGGCCATACTCGCCGAACGTTATGTGCCGACCAAGGGCGTGCTGATTTGCACGGTCTCCGATACCCGAATTGCATTTGGAAAACTCTCACAGGCGCTCGCCGGTTATCCCAGCCGTAAGCTAAAAGCGATCGGCGTTACAGGCACCAACGGCAAGACAACGACCTGTTGGCTGATCGCCAGCGTGCTGGAAGCGGCCGGGTATCGCACCGGTTTGACCGGCACGATTGCCAACTGCGACGGAGCAACCGTCGAACCGAGCGCGATGACGACCCCGTCGGCGCCACAGCTTGCCGAGTGGCTGTCGCGGATGGTGGCCAATGATTGCTCGCACGCCGTCATGGAAATTTCCAGCCACGCACTCGCCCAAGCCAGAACGGCGGGAATCGAATTCGACGCCGCGTGCGTGACGAACGTCCGCCGCGACCATCTCGACTTTCACAATACGCTGAAGAATTATCGTGATGCAAAGGCCAAACTGCTGTCTCAAGTGAACGACAGCGGGTTTGTCGTCGTGAATGCCGATGATGCGGTAGCCAGCAGTTTTCTCTCGCTCTCGACGAGACCTTCGTTCACCATTGGCCTCGAAAACGAGGCTCAATTAACAGCCACTCTGCTGGAACGCCAGTTCAGCGAACAAACTTTCCTGTTGCACGCCGGAAGCGACTGCGTGCCGGTGCGAACGCGCATTGTCGGCGATCAGCATATTTACAACTGCCTGACAGCCGCAGCCGTGGGGCTGCTGTACGGCATTGCATTGCCCGACATTGTGCGTGGACTGGAACAATTGGAAGCCGTTCCAGGGCGCATGCAACGGATCGAATGTGGCCAGCCGTTTGGCGTGTTCGTTGATTACGCACATACTCCCGATGCGCTTCACGCCGTTCTCGGATCCCTGCGGGCCTTGACTCCAGGGCGACTAATTTGCGTGTTCGGCGCTGGCGGCGAGCGCGACCGCGAAAAGCGGCCGTTCATGGCCAAAGCAGTGCAGGCACACGCCGACGTCGCGGTGGTGACCGATGACAATCCACGCCGAGAAGATCCGGCGAAAATACGTCGCGATATTCTACGTGGATTTACGTCGCTCGATGCCATTGTTGTGAAGCGCGACCGGGCCGATTCGATCGCATGGGCGCTCGATCAAGCCGTCGCGGGGGATTGCGTGCTGATTGCCGGCAAAGGGCATGAAGAGTACCAGACCATCGGCTCGACCAAACATTGGCTCGACGACCGGGAAATCGCGCGACAATGGTTGTATCAACACGCCCCTTCCGTCGTCCGCTTGCTCGACCCGTGGAAACAAGCCAAAGCTGGCTGA
- the murF gene encoding UDP-N-acetylmuramoyl-tripeptide--D-alanyl-D-alanine ligase: MLTLSQLCQITGGQLRMAVMPPRHGETSQVGPIVTDSRRVQADMVFWGLPGAKFDGACFAEDALMRGASGVVVSGRSVEPWAGRWALRVEDSLRSLWTLATWHRREFAGRMIAVTGSVGKTTTRLMIDAVLGSKYSGITSPKNYNNHVGLPLSLLRLERDHAYAAVELGANGPNEIDKLAQLCRPHIGVVTRIAEAHLGGFGSQQALAEAKTDLIAALPQDGLAVLNGDDAWLRRLAHRTAAKITWVGREGDCQVVAHDIRARGGVLQFCVEHQRFRVPVWGRHHLTGALAAIAIGLEFGMSHGEIAAALMDFDPPSMRCQVSDVGGTKVIDDSYNSSPTAMRAALRLLREVDAPGERVIVCGDMAELGEASSEFHRKLGEEIVTHCGPDRLIVCGRHSEVVVRAARKSGMPAAKTAACRLAEDTIPLVRPIIQRGNAVLVKGSRAMEMERVVEAIRRAA; this comes from the coding sequence ATGCTCACACTCTCCCAGCTTTGCCAAATCACCGGCGGCCAATTGCGGATGGCCGTGATGCCGCCGCGCCACGGTGAGACCTCGCAGGTGGGACCCATCGTCACGGACAGCCGCCGCGTTCAAGCCGATATGGTGTTTTGGGGGTTGCCCGGAGCGAAGTTCGACGGCGCTTGCTTCGCCGAAGATGCGCTGATGCGCGGTGCATCGGGCGTCGTGGTAAGCGGTCGTAGCGTCGAGCCGTGGGCGGGGCGATGGGCTTTGCGCGTGGAAGATAGCCTCCGTTCGCTCTGGACGCTGGCGACTTGGCATCGACGCGAGTTCGCGGGACGAATGATCGCCGTCACCGGAAGTGTTGGCAAGACGACCACGCGATTGATGATCGACGCGGTGCTCGGTTCTAAATACTCCGGGATCACCAGCCCAAAGAATTACAATAACCACGTCGGCTTGCCCCTGAGCTTGCTGCGGTTGGAACGCGATCACGCTTATGCCGCGGTGGAGCTGGGCGCGAATGGCCCGAATGAAATCGACAAGCTCGCGCAGTTGTGCCGCCCGCACATTGGCGTGGTGACACGAATCGCTGAAGCCCATTTGGGCGGATTTGGCTCGCAGCAAGCACTGGCCGAAGCAAAGACCGATTTGATCGCTGCTCTGCCGCAGGATGGCCTCGCGGTACTCAACGGCGACGACGCCTGGCTGCGACGATTGGCTCATCGAACGGCCGCAAAAATTACCTGGGTCGGTCGCGAGGGCGACTGCCAGGTGGTGGCGCACGATATTCGCGCCCGCGGTGGAGTGCTGCAATTCTGCGTCGAGCATCAGCGTTTTCGCGTGCCTGTTTGGGGACGACATCATCTCACCGGCGCGCTGGCCGCCATCGCCATTGGTTTGGAATTTGGCATGTCGCACGGCGAGATTGCCGCTGCCCTGATGGACTTCGATCCGCCCTCGATGCGTTGTCAAGTCAGCGACGTGGGCGGGACAAAAGTGATCGACGATTCGTACAACTCCAGCCCTACGGCGATGCGGGCCGCCTTGCGATTGCTGCGAGAAGTGGACGCGCCGGGCGAGCGAGTCATCGTCTGCGGCGACATGGCCGAATTGGGCGAGGCGAGCAGTGAGTTTCATCGCAAGCTCGGCGAGGAGATCGTCACGCATTGCGGGCCAGATCGATTAATTGTCTGTGGTAGACACTCGGAGGTTGTCGTTCGTGCCGCGCGGAAATCGGGCATGCCCGCGGCGAAAACAGCAGCTTGCCGATTGGCGGAAGACACGATTCCGCTCGTTCGGCCGATCATTCAACGAGGAAACGCCGTGCTGGTCAAAGGATCGCGGGCGATGGAAATGGAACGCGTCGTCGAAGCGATTCGACGCGCGGCATGA
- the mraY gene encoding phospho-N-acetylmuramoyl-pentapeptide-transferase: MLVWLIDWLARAWPDANWAGSLQSFTKITFRTALASLLSFALAVLLGARAIAWLKQRFREPLADRSRELLEFSRHKQWTPTMGGLFLVADIAMATLLLGNWRNPYLPILLVNLVGLAAIGAVDDLQKLRRGKGGLRARSKLLAQGALAAATATWLYFVQRNVPHGLDLQFPFIGATVPINAWFIPSTMLVIVGSSNAANLADGLDGLAGGCLITTTAALGVIVYVAGHFELSSYLGIAFLPQAGETVVAAGALIGATLGFLWFNCQPAQVFMGDTGSLSLGGTLGLLAVIARQEILLLVIGAVFVAEAISVILQVGSFRLTGKRIFRCAPLHHHFQLLGWPESKIVTRFWIVSALCAMIGLGILKISHPPWPPDSLEAASQQLANLNAAKTVK, from the coding sequence ATGCTCGTCTGGCTGATCGATTGGCTGGCTCGTGCCTGGCCCGATGCAAATTGGGCCGGTTCGTTGCAAAGCTTCACGAAAATTACCTTCCGCACGGCGCTGGCGTCGCTCTTGAGCTTCGCGTTGGCCGTGCTATTGGGGGCGCGCGCCATCGCTTGGTTGAAACAGCGATTTCGCGAACCGCTTGCCGATCGCTCGCGGGAATTGCTCGAGTTTTCGCGACACAAGCAGTGGACGCCAACCATGGGCGGGCTATTTCTCGTGGCTGACATTGCGATGGCCACGCTCCTTCTAGGCAATTGGCGCAATCCATATCTGCCGATATTGCTTGTCAATTTAGTGGGACTGGCCGCCATCGGCGCTGTGGATGATCTCCAAAAGCTGCGCCGGGGGAAGGGCGGTTTGCGAGCGCGAAGCAAATTGCTGGCGCAAGGGGCGCTCGCGGCTGCGACGGCGACTTGGTTGTATTTCGTCCAGCGCAATGTGCCGCACGGATTAGATTTGCAATTCCCGTTCATTGGCGCGACAGTGCCGATCAACGCTTGGTTCATTCCGTCGACAATGCTCGTGATCGTCGGCAGTTCGAATGCCGCGAACCTGGCGGACGGCCTCGATGGCTTGGCGGGCGGTTGCCTCATTACGACCACTGCCGCACTCGGGGTAATCGTGTACGTCGCGGGGCACTTCGAACTATCGTCGTACTTAGGCATCGCATTCTTGCCGCAAGCGGGAGAAACAGTTGTCGCCGCCGGCGCGCTGATCGGAGCAACGCTCGGCTTCCTGTGGTTCAATTGTCAGCCCGCGCAGGTCTTTATGGGAGACACGGGTTCGCTGTCGCTCGGCGGCACATTGGGATTGCTGGCCGTGATTGCTCGACAGGAGATCTTGCTGCTGGTGATCGGCGCCGTATTTGTCGCCGAAGCAATCAGCGTCATTCTGCAAGTCGGCTCGTTTCGCTTGACAGGGAAACGCATTTTTCGCTGTGCCCCACTGCATCATCATTTCCAACTCTTAGGTTGGCCCGAAAGTAAAATCGTGACGAGGTTTTGGATCGTTTCCGCACTGTGCGCAATGATCGGCTTGGGGATCCTTAAAATAAGTCACCCCCCATGGCCACCGGATTCACTGGAGGCAGCGAGCCAGCAACTCGCGAACCTCAACGCTGCGAAGACCGTCAAGTAA